AGAGCGAACGATAACTTTACCGGCTGTACGCGCTGCGCGCACGGCAATATTTAGCATGGGATGCATTTAGAGTACCTATTTGTAAATAAATTTTAAAAGAACAATACATTTCCAAGCAAACATTGTCTTGAAAATTGAGCGCGCGAATTATAGCAAATAAAAAATTATTTAGCGATAATATTATTAAATAAATGTTCAATAAGTAATCAGTTTGGTCAATCACTTCTCTATAGAGAAAAAAAAACTATTAAATATCAAATTACCATAGATAAATATGCCCAATAAGCGTGCTTTTTGTTAGCTACAGCAGTAATCTTCTATGATAGAATATTGGCCATCTAGATGGGCTTCATACCAATGAATTCATTTATTGTAAAACTTAGCGCTTCAGTAGCGAACTTAGATCAGGTTTAATAATGTAAGTATAGTTAGTCTATATTTATTTTGTGATGTTATTTGTTTGCTAATAAAATTTTGCAGAGCACTTACCTAATAGTAAAATATAATACCTATATATGGCGTGGTTAATTTTGATAATAGAATAACTATTCTCTACAACCTATGGCTGTGTATAAGTCTTTTGATTTTCGTTAAGTGATAAATAAATTAGTTCGATTGGTCTTTTCCCAAAAAAGCAAACAAGAAGAGTAAAAAATGTCAGATTCTCAACAAGGTTCTCAACCAAGTAATACCACAGGTACATTATTAGATCGTGTTAAAATTGTTTTAGTTAACACTTCCGACTGCCGAAATATTGGTAGTGCGGCACGTGCAATGAAAACAATGGGACTAAGTCAGCTGATTTTAGTCGATCCTATTGAAATGCCTAATGGTCAAGCTCAAGCTATGGCTGCAGGAGCTACCGATGTTTTAGCTAATGCTAAAGTTGTTAGCACTTTGGCTGAGGCTATTGAAGATTGTGGCTTAGTTGTCGGAACCAGTGCTCGTTCACGTACATTGCCTTGGCCTATGTTAGAGCCTAGAGGTTGTGGTGAAAAGATGATTGCTGAAGCGGATGAATATCCAGTCGCGTTAGTCTTTGGGCGTGAAAATAGTGGTTTAACCAATGAAGAATTACAACTTTGTCATTTTCATGTTCAGATACCAGCAAACCCTGAGTATAGTTCGTTAAATTTAGCAATGGCTGTACAGACTTTAAGTTATGAAGTACGTACTAGTTATTTATTAGCGCATGATCAAAATTATCAAGAACGCAGTACGGGTAATGGTAATTCAATTGCCAAGACTAAAAATGAAGATGATGAACTGTATCCTGTGATCGAAGAAACTGAACGTTTTTATCAGCACTTTGAAAAAGCACTTAAAGCGACAGGTTTTATTGTAGAAAATCATCCAGGTTTAGTGATGACTAAACTAAGACGTTTATTCAATCGTGCAAGACCAGACGTTAAAGAAATTAAGATGATGCGTGGGATTTTTGCCTCGATGGAAAGGTCTAGTAAAGAGAAGTCATAACCGCCACTTAATAGAAAAGAAAAGAGAAGGAATAATTTATGTTTAGTCGTATCAAAGAAGATATCAATAGTGTCTTTGATAGAGATCCAGCCGCTCGTACTAGTTTTGAGGTTATCCTCAATTACCCGGGTTTACATGCAATTTGGATTCACCGATTAAGTTATAGATTATGGTGTGCTGATTGGAAACTTATAGCGAGAACTATATCAACTTTCTCTCGTTGGTTAACGGGTATTGAGATCCACCCTGGCGCTAAATTAGGTCGCCGTGTTTTTATTGACCACGGTATGGGCATTGTTATTGGTGAAACAGCTGAAGTAGGCAATGATGTCACGCTTTATCACGGTGTCACCTTAGGTGGGACGAGTTGGAAGGCAGGAAAACGTCATCCAACTTTGGAAGACAATGTTGTTATAGGTGCTGGTGCGCAAGTACTTGGACCAATAACTATAGGTAAGGGCGGAAAAGTCGGTTCTAACTCAGTTGTTGTTAAAGATTTACCCGCTAATGCAACAGCAGTTGGTATTCCTGGTCGAATCGTGCCCGAT
The DNA window shown above is from Colwellia psychrerythraea 34H and carries:
- the trmJ gene encoding tRNA (cytosine(32)/uridine(32)-2'-O)-methyltransferase TrmJ translates to MSDSQQGSQPSNTTGTLLDRVKIVLVNTSDCRNIGSAARAMKTMGLSQLILVDPIEMPNGQAQAMAAGATDVLANAKVVSTLAEAIEDCGLVVGTSARSRTLPWPMLEPRGCGEKMIAEADEYPVALVFGRENSGLTNEELQLCHFHVQIPANPEYSSLNLAMAVQTLSYEVRTSYLLAHDQNYQERSTGNGNSIAKTKNEDDELYPVIEETERFYQHFEKALKATGFIVENHPGLVMTKLRRLFNRARPDVKEIKMMRGIFASMERSSKEKS
- the cysE gene encoding serine O-acetyltransferase, giving the protein MFSRIKEDINSVFDRDPAARTSFEVILNYPGLHAIWIHRLSYRLWCADWKLIARTISTFSRWLTGIEIHPGAKLGRRVFIDHGMGIVIGETAEVGNDVTLYHGVTLGGTSWKAGKRHPTLEDNVVIGAGAQVLGPITIGKGGKVGSNSVVVKDLPANATAVGIPGRIVPDKHSKDENQQREEVAKKYGFDAYAVSHDNPDPVAKAIGRLLDHMHLMDDRVSELCKEINTLGGDICPKNLPELRVGEFVEDEKAAAERRENKVASFDPEI